The following are encoded in a window of Neomicrococcus lactis genomic DNA:
- a CDS encoding UDP-glucose dehydrogenase family protein, which produces MRITVIGTGYLGATHAACMAELGFDVLGVDIDERKIEQLAAGQLPFHEPGLPELLKKHTASGKLRFTTSFEEAGAWGDVHFIGVGTPQKPGGYGADIRYVDAAALSLAQHITKDALIVGKSTVPVGTARRLACLVQEKHTGPGTIRFAWNPEFLREGFAVKNTISPDRLVIGIEDRDLDAEAILREVYASQLAAETPMIFTDYETAELVKVAANAFLATKISFINAFSEVTEFVGGDIRTLADAIGHDARIGRRFLNAGVGFGGGCLPKDIRALQARVSELGLDRTMRFLTEVDEINLRRRDRVVALTEEILGRLNGATVGILGVAFKPDSDDVRDSPALDVAARLFNAGANVNVYDPQGNANAAKRFPRLNYVDSVPAAVRDAHVVILLTEWQEFKNLHPEDLNGLVANKIIIDGRNVLNVQEWEDADWTIAALGRKFEPSREAIGLNAPV; this is translated from the coding sequence TTGCGAATTACGGTGATCGGAACCGGATATTTAGGTGCAACCCATGCGGCGTGCATGGCAGAGCTCGGCTTTGACGTGCTGGGTGTTGATATTGATGAACGCAAGATCGAACAACTTGCGGCAGGGCAGTTGCCGTTTCACGAGCCCGGTCTTCCGGAGCTCCTCAAGAAGCACACCGCGAGTGGCAAGCTGCGTTTTACAACGTCATTTGAAGAAGCCGGCGCTTGGGGCGACGTGCACTTCATCGGAGTGGGTACTCCTCAAAAGCCGGGTGGCTACGGTGCAGACATCCGCTATGTTGACGCGGCCGCACTGTCTCTCGCCCAGCACATCACCAAGGACGCGCTCATCGTGGGTAAGTCCACGGTCCCGGTTGGAACCGCGCGACGCCTCGCGTGCCTGGTTCAGGAAAAGCACACGGGTCCTGGCACCATTCGCTTCGCGTGGAATCCCGAGTTTTTGCGAGAAGGTTTTGCCGTCAAAAATACCATCTCCCCTGACCGCCTCGTCATTGGCATTGAAGACAGGGACCTCGACGCCGAAGCCATTCTGCGCGAAGTGTATGCAAGCCAGTTGGCCGCCGAGACGCCCATGATCTTCACGGACTATGAGACCGCTGAGCTGGTCAAGGTCGCCGCGAATGCCTTCTTGGCCACCAAGATCTCCTTCATCAACGCGTTCTCTGAAGTGACGGAGTTCGTGGGCGGCGACATCCGCACCCTCGCGGATGCCATCGGCCACGATGCCCGCATTGGGCGCCGCTTCTTGAACGCTGGCGTGGGCTTTGGCGGAGGCTGCTTGCCGAAGGACATCCGCGCTCTGCAGGCACGCGTGAGCGAGCTAGGCCTTGACCGCACCATGCGCTTCTTGACTGAAGTTGATGAGATCAACCTCCGCCGCCGCGACCGCGTGGTTGCACTCACCGAGGAGATTCTGGGCCGTCTCAACGGCGCCACCGTGGGCATCTTGGGTGTGGCTTTCAAGCCTGATTCAGACGATGTCCGGGACAGCCCGGCGCTCGATGTTGCCGCGCGCTTGTTCAACGCCGGTGCGAACGTCAACGTCTACGACCCGCAGGGCAACGCCAATGCCGCCAAGCGCTTCCCACGTTTGAACTATGTAGATTCCGTTCCGGCCGCGGTGCGGGATGCCCACGTGGTCATCCTGCTCACCGAGTGGCAAGAGTTCAAGAACCTGCACCCTGAAGACTTAAACGGGCTCGTGGCCAACAAGATCATCATCGATGGCCGCAACGTGCTCAACGTCCAGGAATGGGAAGACGCCGATTGGACGATCGCCGCGTTGGGACGCAAGTTCGAACCTTCCCGCGAGGCAATAGGCCTCAACGCTCCGGTCTAG
- the alr gene encoding alanine racemase → MTFEPRLIAEADVTAPQDPFERVAEIDLANVRHNVKRLVALAAPAKLMAVVKADAYGHGALPVARAALESGASWLGTAHVNEALPLRESGIEAPMLAWLHTADTDFESAIESDVDLGVSGWELPAIAQAADNVARTARVHIKVDTGLGRNGATMDRLPSLLMEAAELQAAGKIRVVGVFSHLAVADEPSRPETDDQLRVFREAVEMTEAAGFHLEARHIANTPGTLSRPDAHFDLVRCGIGLYGLSPFLDQSSEDLGLKPVMTLKVRVANAKRVHADQGVSYGLNYKTHEDTVLVDIPVGYADGIPRSATYAPVMIGGKLFRSAGRVAMDQFVMDVGPDEDPAELIGEYAVLFGENGPHVDEWAAACGTINYEIVTRISGRVPRRYVDGGWGLTDD, encoded by the coding sequence GTGACTTTTGAACCGCGACTGATTGCTGAGGCAGACGTGACCGCGCCGCAGGACCCCTTTGAACGAGTTGCCGAAATCGATCTGGCGAATGTTCGTCACAATGTTAAGCGGCTCGTGGCGCTCGCAGCCCCGGCGAAACTCATGGCGGTCGTCAAAGCAGATGCGTACGGGCACGGCGCCCTTCCCGTCGCCCGTGCCGCACTGGAATCCGGGGCTTCGTGGCTCGGTACAGCACACGTGAATGAAGCCCTGCCACTGCGTGAGAGCGGTATCGAAGCACCCATGCTTGCGTGGCTGCATACCGCTGACACGGATTTCGAATCAGCGATCGAGTCAGACGTTGACCTTGGCGTCTCCGGCTGGGAACTGCCCGCCATCGCCCAAGCGGCGGACAACGTGGCCCGCACCGCTCGCGTCCACATCAAGGTGGACACCGGATTGGGTCGCAACGGCGCCACGATGGATCGCCTCCCGTCCCTCTTGATGGAGGCCGCGGAGCTTCAAGCCGCCGGAAAGATCCGGGTTGTAGGTGTCTTCTCCCACCTCGCCGTCGCGGATGAGCCATCGCGCCCCGAGACCGATGACCAGCTCCGCGTGTTCCGCGAGGCCGTCGAGATGACGGAAGCGGCAGGATTCCACCTTGAAGCACGCCATATCGCGAATACCCCCGGAACGCTGAGTCGGCCGGACGCTCACTTCGATCTCGTGCGTTGCGGCATTGGTCTTTATGGCCTGAGCCCGTTCCTGGATCAGAGCTCAGAAGATCTTGGCCTCAAGCCGGTCATGACTCTCAAAGTCCGCGTCGCTAATGCCAAACGCGTCCACGCGGATCAAGGGGTGTCTTATGGCCTGAACTACAAGACGCACGAAGACACCGTGCTGGTAGATATCCCTGTAGGTTACGCGGACGGCATCCCGCGCTCAGCCACCTACGCTCCGGTCATGATCGGCGGAAAGCTGTTCCGCAGTGCAGGCCGCGTCGCCATGGATCAGTTCGTGATGGACGTGGGTCCGGATGAGGATCCGGCGGAGCTGATAGGCGAGTACGCGGTCCTCTTCGGAGAGAACGGCCCGCACGTTGATGAATGGGCGGCAGCCTGCGGCACCATCAACTATGAAATCGTCACGCGCATTTCCGGCCGAGTTCCGCGCCGCTACGTAGACGGCGGATGGGGTCTGACCGATGACTAA
- the tsaE gene encoding tRNA (adenosine(37)-N6)-threonylcarbamoyltransferase complex ATPase subunit type 1 TsaE: protein MTNAPTTQWTQEITVESPEDMHTLGVNLGSILNSGDVLILTGQLGAGKTTLTQGIGEGLGVRGGIISPTFVIARVHPSIKDDPENSPSLIHVDAYRLESANELTDLDLDSQLVNGVVVVEWGRGKAEQLSDSYLDIEIVRPEIELDSAVADGEILSFEDDAAEPPRFVTLRAVGPAWGNRTVVGL from the coding sequence ATGACTAATGCACCCACCACACAGTGGACCCAAGAAATCACGGTTGAGTCTCCCGAGGACATGCACACGCTCGGCGTCAACCTCGGCAGCATCCTGAACAGCGGCGACGTGCTGATTTTGACCGGGCAACTCGGTGCCGGAAAGACCACGCTGACCCAAGGGATCGGCGAGGGCCTGGGCGTTCGCGGTGGCATCATTTCGCCTACCTTCGTCATCGCGCGCGTTCACCCAAGCATCAAGGATGACCCAGAGAATTCGCCGTCGCTGATTCACGTGGATGCGTACCGTCTGGAATCCGCGAACGAACTCACGGACCTCGACCTCGATTCACAGTTGGTCAACGGCGTCGTGGTCGTCGAATGGGGCCGCGGCAAAGCTGAGCAACTGAGCGATTCCTACCTCGACATCGAGATCGTCCGCCCTGAGATTGAACTCGATTCGGCGGTCGCTGACGGGGAAATCTTGAGCTTCGAGGACGACGCCGCCGAGCCACCTCGCTTCGTCACCCTGCGCGCCGTTGGGCCTGCGTGGGGTAACCGCACAGTTGTAGGTCTCTAG
- a CDS encoding alpha-amylase family glycosyl hydrolase: MTFAARTSVHQADTTWPLGVTLRHGGAHFAVAAPLASAVLLCLVDDDGAERRFPMRASGGVWHSDVVGVRPGQRYGYRVEGEWDPRKGLRFNPTKILVDPYARAITGDVTWDASVFGFSLDEEALRDRVYMLTPQDALEITPDAGWAISSYDSLGQVPLSVVVDSTFDWGYNTLGFFAPHATYSSSGSLGEQVHEFKTMVEELHRNGIEVILDVVYNHTAETHRLGPQLSMRGLANQEYYHLDPNAPHEYVDFTGTGNSLNLEAPLTQQLLLDSLAYWVDEMHVDGFRFDLAPVLARSNGYWRWDSQPRPRQIDVQDSINLRSDFMKRLESHPSLARTKLFAEPWDVGPDGYQLGNFSPRWAEWNGKFRDDVRDFWRGRSAMVGPLASRVAGSADVFQAPGARPTNSVNFVTNHDGFTLRDLVTYEIKKNEANGEHNRDGANDNRSMNFGVEGTSTVPAIEAARLRQRKNHFLTLMVSQGIPLISLGDELGRTQGGNNNAYCHDIPVSWIDWSASEPEFWNFARQAVRARTAFAALRRRRFFEGTATDAVDGDLQPDVVWLDRDGAAMDSADWDDEWQRSIVFVLNGSSESCGLTGSTRDVLVMLNASTEPVTYQAPPESAGRSWELILSSAEPHEFGDFPGESWNGLTVTVPPRSATLFAGIVR, translated from the coding sequence GTGACTTTCGCAGCGCGAACGTCGGTTCACCAAGCCGATACCACTTGGCCGCTCGGCGTGACTTTGCGCCATGGCGGCGCGCACTTCGCGGTGGCCGCACCGCTCGCTTCCGCGGTACTTCTGTGTCTAGTAGACGACGACGGTGCTGAACGTCGGTTTCCCATGCGCGCGTCAGGCGGGGTGTGGCATAGCGACGTCGTCGGCGTCCGGCCCGGACAGCGGTACGGCTACCGGGTAGAGGGTGAGTGGGATCCCCGCAAAGGACTGCGGTTCAACCCGACAAAAATTCTGGTGGATCCTTATGCGCGAGCCATCACGGGAGACGTCACGTGGGATGCGAGCGTATTCGGGTTTTCCCTCGATGAGGAGGCGCTTCGCGACCGCGTCTACATGCTCACGCCGCAAGATGCCCTCGAAATCACACCGGATGCCGGTTGGGCGATCAGCTCCTACGATTCGCTAGGGCAAGTGCCGCTCTCGGTGGTGGTGGACTCAACGTTTGATTGGGGCTACAACACGCTGGGGTTCTTCGCGCCGCATGCCACTTATTCGTCGAGTGGCTCTTTGGGCGAGCAGGTTCACGAGTTCAAGACCATGGTCGAAGAGCTGCACCGCAACGGCATCGAAGTCATTCTGGACGTGGTCTATAACCACACCGCCGAGACGCACCGGTTAGGTCCTCAACTGAGTATGCGAGGACTTGCCAACCAGGAGTACTACCATCTGGACCCGAATGCGCCGCATGAATACGTGGACTTCACGGGGACGGGCAACAGCCTCAATCTCGAAGCTCCTTTGACGCAGCAACTGCTTTTGGATTCGCTCGCATACTGGGTGGATGAGATGCACGTGGACGGATTCCGGTTCGACCTCGCTCCGGTGTTGGCGCGCTCCAATGGGTACTGGCGTTGGGACAGCCAGCCGCGGCCGCGGCAGATTGACGTCCAAGATTCCATTAACCTGCGCAGCGACTTCATGAAGCGGCTGGAATCGCACCCGTCGTTGGCACGCACCAAGCTCTTCGCCGAACCGTGGGACGTGGGACCGGATGGCTACCAGTTAGGCAACTTTTCGCCGCGCTGGGCCGAATGGAACGGCAAGTTCCGCGACGATGTGCGCGACTTTTGGCGCGGCAGATCCGCCATGGTGGGACCGTTGGCCTCCCGAGTGGCCGGCTCTGCGGATGTCTTTCAAGCGCCCGGCGCGCGGCCCACGAACTCGGTCAACTTCGTCACGAACCACGACGGCTTTACGCTGCGGGATCTGGTGACCTACGAGATCAAGAAGAACGAGGCCAACGGCGAGCACAACCGTGACGGCGCCAACGATAACCGGTCCATGAACTTCGGCGTGGAAGGCACTTCGACGGTTCCCGCGATCGAGGCGGCGAGGCTGAGACAACGCAAGAACCACTTCCTGACCCTCATGGTGTCTCAAGGTATTCCGCTCATTTCCCTAGGCGACGAACTCGGACGCACTCAAGGCGGCAACAACAACGCGTACTGTCACGACATTCCCGTTTCGTGGATTGACTGGTCCGCGAGTGAGCCGGAGTTCTGGAATTTCGCGAGGCAAGCGGTACGGGCCCGGACAGCGTTTGCCGCGCTGCGGCGTCGTAGGTTCTTCGAAGGAACCGCCACTGACGCCGTGGATGGAGACCTGCAACCGGACGTCGTGTGGCTGGACCGGGACGGCGCCGCCATGGACAGCGCGGACTGGGACGACGAATGGCAGCGCAGCATCGTCTTTGTACTCAACGGCTCCTCGGAATCCTGCGGCTTGACGGGATCCACGCGGGATGTGCTCGTGATGCTCAACGCCTCGACCGAACCTGTGACCTATCAGGCGCCGCCGGAATCCGCCGGGCGATCATGGGAGCTCATCCTTTCGAGCGCCGAACCACACGAGTTTGGCGATTTCCCGGGGGAGTCCTGGAACGGTCTCACTGTGACGGTGCCCCCACGATCAGCCACGCTCTTCGCGGGAATCGTAAGATAG
- the tsaB gene encoding tRNA (adenosine(37)-N6)-threonylcarbamoyltransferase complex dimerization subunit type 1 TsaB translates to MLTLAIDTSAVTSVAVVSYEEDGSVRTLAARHTAETNTQAEVLVALVKETLEDASVAPADLDVMFVGVGPGPFTGLRVGIMAAHMLSFVWGKPLHGVMSLDAIARDVLVSGAVESPFVAAIDARRKELYWASYAADGTSLDGPHVTVPGELPAGAVVCGAGGSVQRALLEEAGLSVHPDFAELQPSAASLAAFGAGVLARGGSLLGLEPLYLRESDAKVPDAMTLNPRLNPSLNGGAA, encoded by the coding sequence ATGCTCACTCTTGCCATCGATACCTCCGCAGTGACCTCGGTTGCCGTCGTTTCATACGAAGAGGATGGCAGCGTTCGCACGCTCGCCGCGCGCCACACGGCAGAAACCAACACTCAGGCCGAAGTACTCGTGGCGTTGGTGAAGGAGACGCTCGAGGATGCTTCCGTGGCGCCAGCGGATCTGGACGTCATGTTTGTGGGCGTGGGGCCGGGGCCGTTCACCGGATTGCGCGTGGGAATCATGGCCGCGCACATGCTCTCTTTTGTGTGGGGCAAGCCGCTCCACGGCGTGATGAGCCTTGATGCGATTGCACGGGACGTGTTGGTTTCCGGTGCTGTTGAATCACCATTCGTGGCGGCCATCGATGCGCGCCGCAAGGAGCTGTACTGGGCCTCGTATGCAGCGGATGGAACGTCGCTGGATGGTCCACACGTGACAGTGCCGGGGGAGTTGCCTGCAGGCGCTGTGGTTTGCGGAGCCGGCGGTTCTGTCCAGCGAGCATTGCTCGAAGAAGCAGGGCTGAGCGTGCATCCCGACTTTGCGGAGCTACAGCCATCTGCCGCTTCTTTGGCCGCTTTCGGCGCTGGCGTGCTGGCACGCGGCGGTTCTTTGCTGGGCCTTGAACCGCTGTACTTGCGCGAATCAGACGCCAAAGTTCCAGATGCTATGACGCTGAACCCGCGTTTGAACCCGAGCCTGAACGGCGGCGCCGCGTGA
- the rimI gene encoding ribosomal protein S18-alanine N-acetyltransferase, whose translation MTEADIPAVSALENRLFPIDAWPLQMFFDELSQPETREYWVAEVPGEMTTAEPASPQIIGYAGLMCIPPIADVQTIAVVPEQEGRGIGTALLKKLIDGAISGGADDVLLEVREDNPRAQDLYVRHGFEHIHTRKKYYRDGVDARIMRLELGQQKLAQQRLAQPKDAQHETKN comes from the coding sequence ATGACCGAAGCGGACATTCCCGCGGTGTCCGCGCTGGAAAACCGACTCTTTCCCATTGACGCGTGGCCGCTTCAAATGTTCTTCGATGAGCTTTCGCAGCCGGAAACGCGCGAATATTGGGTTGCGGAAGTGCCGGGCGAGATGACGACGGCGGAGCCCGCGTCGCCACAGATCATTGGATACGCGGGACTCATGTGCATCCCACCGATCGCAGACGTTCAGACCATCGCCGTGGTTCCAGAGCAAGAAGGCCGTGGCATTGGTACGGCGTTGCTCAAGAAGCTCATTGACGGAGCCATCTCCGGAGGGGCCGATGACGTGCTCCTTGAAGTACGCGAAGACAATCCGCGTGCCCAGGACCTCTACGTGCGCCACGGATTTGAGCACATTCACACGCGCAAGAAGTACTACCGCGACGGCGTGGACGCCCGCATCATGCGCCTTGAGCTCGGACAACAAAAACTCGCGCAACAGAGACTCGCTCAGCCAAAAGACGCGCAGCACGAGACGAAGAACTAA
- the tsaD gene encoding tRNA (adenosine(37)-N6)-threonylcarbamoyltransferase complex transferase subunit TsaD, giving the protein MNASAPLVLGIESSCDETGIGIVRGSELLANAVSSSMDEHVRFGGVIPEIASRAHLEAMIPTLEKALADANVTLDDVDAIAVTSGPGLAGALMVGVAAAKALAFATNKPLYAINHLVAHVGVGVLDGGELPKNLGALLVSGGHTEILKIDNLTRDVTLLGATIDDAAGEAYDKVARLLGLGYPGGPAIDRAAKDGNPKAIRFPRGLSVPKFMGTAEEPGPHRYDFSFSGLKTAVSRAVEHFDKRGEEVPVADVAASFQEAVVDVITKKAVLACQEQGLTTLLLGGGVAANSRLRELLAARCQSAGIELRIPPFSLCTDNGAMVAALGAQVVMAGIQPSGINFGTDTGQPVTEVSLGA; this is encoded by the coding sequence ATGAACGCATCAGCACCCCTCGTTTTGGGCATTGAATCCTCGTGCGACGAGACCGGAATCGGCATTGTGCGCGGGTCTGAACTGCTTGCGAACGCCGTGAGCTCCTCTATGGACGAACACGTGCGCTTTGGCGGCGTGATCCCCGAGATCGCCTCCCGCGCGCACCTCGAAGCTATGATTCCCACGCTTGAAAAGGCGCTCGCAGACGCCAACGTCACGCTTGATGATGTGGACGCCATTGCTGTCACGAGCGGCCCCGGTCTCGCCGGTGCCCTCATGGTGGGCGTCGCTGCGGCGAAAGCTTTGGCTTTTGCCACCAACAAACCGCTCTACGCCATCAACCACTTGGTGGCACATGTGGGCGTGGGCGTGCTGGATGGGGGAGAGCTACCGAAAAACCTCGGCGCCCTCTTGGTGTCCGGCGGTCACACGGAGATTTTGAAGATCGACAACCTCACGCGTGATGTCACGCTCCTCGGCGCTACGATCGACGACGCCGCGGGTGAAGCCTATGACAAGGTCGCTCGTTTGCTGGGCTTGGGTTATCCTGGCGGCCCCGCGATTGATCGCGCGGCCAAGGACGGTAATCCGAAGGCCATCCGTTTCCCTCGCGGCTTGAGCGTCCCGAAGTTCATGGGCACGGCCGAAGAGCCCGGCCCGCACCGCTACGACTTCTCTTTCTCCGGCCTCAAGACTGCTGTGTCGCGGGCCGTCGAGCACTTCGATAAGCGCGGTGAAGAGGTCCCTGTCGCCGACGTTGCGGCCAGCTTCCAGGAAGCCGTCGTGGACGTCATCACCAAGAAGGCCGTGCTGGCATGCCAAGAGCAAGGACTCACCACGCTGTTGCTCGGTGGAGGTGTCGCGGCCAATTCACGGCTCCGTGAGCTTCTGGCAGCGCGCTGCCAGTCCGCTGGCATTGAGCTACGCATCCCGCCGTTCTCACTGTGCACGGATAACGGCGCGATGGTCGCCGCGCTGGGCGCTCAAGTGGTGATGGCAGGGATCCAGCCGTCCGGCATCAACTTTGGTACGGATACCGGGCAGCCCGTCACGGAAGTGTCGCTGGGGGCGTGA
- a CDS encoding glutamate--cysteine ligase, with protein MRIDFAESRQSTLGLEWEIALVDRESGDLRSVAQEILDGVHANHGNLGPDEEHPHVKQELLLNTVEIVTGVCDTVAQAKKELHDNMQAVREIADPMGVELFSAGSHPIAQPSTQPVTDKDRYGKLIDRTQWWGRQMVIYGVHVHVGVDHKSKVLPIVDGLINFQPHLQALSASSPFWGGEDTGYASQRALMFQQLPTAGLPYHFSQWSEYESYVADMLHTGVIDDISEIRWDVRPVPRFGTVEMRIADGLSSLKDVGAMAALTQCMVQSMSDRLDAGERIPVMPQWYRVENKWRAARYGLDAIIILDKAGNEQLVTKHLTELLNELEPVSKRLGCENELRDVERIMRGGAGYQWQRKIAAENNGDLCAVVRDNTARMRLT; from the coding sequence ATGCGCATCGATTTCGCCGAGAGCCGCCAGTCAACACTGGGTCTTGAGTGGGAAATTGCCCTCGTTGACCGCGAGTCGGGTGATTTGAGAAGTGTGGCCCAAGAGATTCTGGACGGCGTCCACGCGAACCACGGCAACCTCGGACCTGACGAAGAGCATCCCCACGTCAAGCAGGAATTGCTGCTGAACACCGTGGAGATCGTGACCGGCGTGTGTGACACGGTGGCACAGGCGAAGAAGGAACTGCATGACAATATGCAGGCCGTTCGAGAGATCGCAGATCCCATGGGCGTCGAGCTCTTCTCCGCCGGCTCCCACCCGATTGCGCAGCCGTCCACGCAGCCTGTGACGGACAAGGATCGTTACGGCAAGCTCATTGACCGCACCCAGTGGTGGGGTCGCCAGATGGTTATTTACGGCGTGCACGTCCACGTTGGAGTGGACCACAAGAGCAAAGTTCTCCCGATTGTTGACGGGCTCATCAACTTCCAGCCGCACCTCCAGGCGCTCTCCGCGTCCAGCCCATTCTGGGGCGGCGAGGACACTGGCTACGCTTCGCAGCGCGCGCTCATGTTCCAGCAGCTGCCCACCGCGGGCCTGCCGTACCACTTCTCCCAGTGGTCCGAGTATGAAAGCTACGTCGCTGACATGCTCCACACCGGCGTGATTGATGACATTTCCGAGATCCGTTGGGACGTCCGCCCGGTGCCGCGTTTTGGCACGGTGGAAATGCGCATCGCGGACGGCTTGTCCTCCCTCAAGGACGTCGGCGCCATGGCCGCGCTGACGCAATGCATGGTGCAGTCCATGTCAGATCGCCTTGACGCCGGCGAGCGCATCCCCGTCATGCCGCAGTGGTACCGCGTGGAGAACAAGTGGCGCGCGGCCCGTTACGGCCTCGACGCGATCATCATTCTGGACAAGGCTGGCAACGAGCAGCTCGTCACGAAGCACCTCACCGAGCTCTTGAACGAGCTCGAACCCGTTTCTAAGCGACTAGGTTGCGAGAACGAGCTGCGCGACGTCGAGCGCATCATGCGTGGCGGCGCGGGCTATCAGTGGCAGCGCAAAATTGCCGCCGAAAATAACGGGGACCTCTGCGCCGTGGTGCGGGATAATACCGCACGCATGCGGCTTACCTAA
- a CDS encoding glycoside hydrolase family 3 protein, translated as MSVIGAACAASLVLAGCTGAPSSVSSSGTSTTTTQPGSSASPSESATPAEPQASSWGPSGDTIAAAQKAVSEMTVQQKAGQVLVAFFSGKDYASQSALVKKLHLGGVIMMGDNIPVSSGGSNSNSGDSGGATGGAAGVDVSALTSATKKLGSALSGERSWPGIVAVDQEGGLVARVQAPLTEWPTGMTYGAANDPSLTEKSHHALNQDLADLGFTMNFAPDADVTIGPTDPVIGARSMGSDASLVAPNVVAAWKGAVSAGVMPSLKHFPGHGSVTTDSHVGLPVQSASVPELEARDWVPFKESIDAGVPMIMMGHIAVTELDPGVPSSLSAASYAELRKLGFEGVVVTDALNMGAITENYSTGQESVAALGAGADLLVMPPNVTAAHKAIVAAVKEGSLKESRLDEAAARVVAMQMMQQEKSAEASDVDPETESRAISAAAITAFGSKCSGPLVGKSISITGGDARDRARLTRAAKAAGLSVGGGISVAFLGNGNVTANADVVVALDAPYGLSRSQAASKVALYGRTTGAFEALVDVLTGKSEAKGKLPVKVGDQPIGTSCGS; from the coding sequence ATGAGCGTCATTGGCGCCGCGTGTGCCGCTTCTCTCGTGTTGGCGGGGTGCACGGGCGCGCCTTCGTCTGTCTCTTCGTCCGGTACTTCCACTACGACGACGCAGCCCGGCTCCTCTGCCTCGCCTTCTGAGAGCGCTACCCCGGCAGAACCTCAAGCGTCTTCATGGGGACCATCGGGTGACACGATTGCTGCCGCTCAGAAAGCGGTTTCTGAAATGACCGTGCAGCAGAAGGCCGGTCAGGTGCTCGTGGCGTTCTTCTCCGGGAAGGATTACGCGTCTCAGTCCGCGCTCGTCAAGAAGCTTCACCTCGGCGGAGTCATCATGATGGGCGACAACATTCCAGTTTCTTCAGGCGGCTCCAATTCGAACTCGGGTGATTCCGGTGGAGCGACAGGTGGAGCCGCAGGCGTGGATGTTTCCGCTTTGACGTCTGCGACCAAGAAGCTGGGATCTGCGCTGTCCGGCGAACGCTCGTGGCCCGGAATTGTTGCGGTGGATCAAGAGGGCGGGCTGGTAGCTCGCGTCCAGGCTCCGCTGACCGAGTGGCCCACCGGGATGACTTACGGCGCCGCAAACGATCCTTCGTTGACCGAAAAGTCTCATCATGCGCTGAACCAGGACCTGGCCGATCTGGGATTCACCATGAATTTTGCCCCTGACGCGGATGTGACCATCGGGCCCACCGATCCTGTGATTGGCGCGCGGTCCATGGGTTCCGATGCTTCTCTCGTGGCGCCGAACGTGGTGGCTGCGTGGAAGGGTGCTGTCTCTGCCGGAGTCATGCCATCGTTGAAGCATTTCCCGGGCCACGGGTCTGTGACCACGGATTCCCATGTGGGACTGCCGGTTCAGTCTGCTTCCGTTCCTGAGCTGGAGGCGCGGGACTGGGTGCCGTTCAAGGAATCCATTGATGCGGGCGTCCCGATGATCATGATGGGACACATTGCCGTCACCGAACTGGATCCAGGCGTTCCCTCGTCCTTGTCCGCCGCGTCCTATGCGGAGCTGCGAAAGCTCGGGTTTGAAGGTGTGGTGGTGACTGATGCCTTGAACATGGGCGCGATTACGGAGAATTACTCGACCGGCCAGGAATCCGTGGCGGCGCTAGGGGCTGGGGCTGACCTCCTGGTCATGCCGCCAAATGTGACGGCTGCTCATAAGGCGATCGTTGCCGCCGTGAAGGAGGGTTCCTTGAAGGAATCACGCTTGGATGAGGCCGCCGCTCGCGTAGTGGCAATGCAGATGATGCAGCAAGAGAAGTCCGCCGAGGCTTCGGACGTCGATCCTGAAACGGAGAGCCGCGCCATCTCAGCTGCTGCCATCACCGCTTTTGGCTCAAAGTGCAGCGGCCCCTTGGTGGGTAAGAGCATCAGTATCACTGGCGGCGACGCTCGTGACCGCGCTCGTTTGACCCGAGCCGCAAAGGCCGCTGGCCTCAGCGTTGGTGGCGGAATCTCCGTGGCTTTCTTGGGGAACGGAAACGTGACGGCTAACGCGGACGTAGTGGTGGCACTCGACGCCCCTTACGGCCTTTCGCGCTCGCAGGCGGCGTCCAAGGTGGCTCTCTATGGCCGCACCACGGGTGCGTTCGAGGCGCTCGTTGACGTGCTCACCGGCAAGTCCGAAGCCAAGGGCAAGCTCCCCGTCAAGGTGGGCGATCAGCCCATTGGAACGAGTTGCGGGTCCTAG